Proteins co-encoded in one Armatimonadota bacterium genomic window:
- a CDS encoding cupin domain-containing protein: MTPGPGTGSACEVPFVVAARPGVARFDPRTFRWQGVPAAPYKEQTGGPLAWRDVERFVLLGGPRAGTAFELRYFEIAPGGYSSWERHAHAHAIVVLRGRGRVRMGRRVVRVRPFDFVFIPAGTPHQFRADGAPFGFLCPVDAVRDAPRPASRLHPPHRRATMPGRARGPTGRRRT; the protein is encoded by the coding sequence GTGACGCCCGGGCCCGGGACGGGGAGCGCGTGCGAGGTGCCGTTCGTCGTCGCCGCCCGGCCCGGGGTGGCGCGTTTCGACCCGCGCACGTTCCGCTGGCAGGGAGTGCCCGCCGCCCCCTACAAGGAGCAGACCGGCGGGCCGCTGGCGTGGCGGGACGTGGAGCGGTTCGTGCTGCTGGGCGGCCCGCGTGCGGGGACGGCCTTCGAGCTGCGCTACTTCGAGATCGCCCCCGGCGGGTACTCGTCGTGGGAGCGACACGCCCACGCGCACGCCATCGTGGTGCTGCGGGGCCGCGGCCGCGTGCGCATGGGCCGCCGCGTCGTGCGGGTGCGACCCTTCGACTTCGTCTTCATTCCCGCCGGGACGCCCCACCAGTTCCGCGCCGACGGTGCCCCGTTCGGGTTCCTCTGTCCGGTCGACGCCGTGCGCGACGCGCCGCGTCCGGCCTCGCGCTTGCACCCGCCGCACCGGCGGGCTACAATGCCAGGGAGAGCACGGGGCCCGACGGGCAGGAGGCGCACATGA
- a CDS encoding RtcB family protein: MSAQETSSQVSTATAWTRILRKIDDYRWEIPTSYKPGMRVPGLIFASERMLRQMGEEQAFEQVANVATLPGIVWRSLAMPDVHWGYGFPVGGVAAFDEEDGVISPGGVGYDINCGVRLIRTDLTEDDVRPRLEELVDTLFRTVPSGVGVGGKVKVSMQEIDDVLARGARWAVAKGYGTPDDLEVIEAGGALPQADPAQVSVEAKQRGRGQIGTLGSGNHFLEVQVVDQIFDPVAARVMGLEEPGQVVIFIHSGSRGLGHQVCTDYLRVAERANRQYNIRLVDRQLACVPLRSPEGQRYFGAMCAAANFAWANRQLMTHWARESFQQVFGKPWEALGMRLVYDVAHNIAKLEEYEVEGQRRRVCVHRKGATRAFPPGHPEVPARYRAIGQPVLIPGDMGRYSFVLVGAPGAMQEAFGSTCHGAGRVLGRKAAVRQLAGRNIADELRRQGIIVRAQDPHLLAEEASPAYKDVADVVAVCHAAGLSRRVARLRPVGVIKG; this comes from the coding sequence ATGAGCGCACAGGAGACCTCGAGCCAGGTATCGACGGCCACGGCGTGGACCCGCATCCTGCGGAAGATCGACGACTACCGCTGGGAGATCCCTACCAGCTACAAGCCGGGCATGCGGGTGCCGGGCCTGATCTTCGCCAGCGAGCGCATGCTCCGGCAGATGGGCGAGGAGCAGGCGTTCGAGCAGGTGGCGAACGTGGCCACGCTGCCGGGGATCGTGTGGCGGTCCCTGGCGATGCCCGACGTGCACTGGGGCTACGGTTTCCCCGTGGGCGGCGTCGCGGCCTTCGACGAGGAGGACGGCGTGATCTCGCCGGGCGGGGTGGGCTACGACATCAACTGCGGGGTCCGGCTGATCCGCACCGACCTCACCGAGGACGACGTGCGCCCGCGCCTGGAGGAGCTGGTGGACACGCTGTTCCGCACGGTGCCGTCGGGTGTCGGCGTGGGCGGCAAGGTGAAGGTGAGCATGCAGGAGATCGACGACGTGCTGGCGCGCGGCGCCCGGTGGGCCGTGGCCAAGGGCTACGGCACGCCCGACGACCTCGAGGTCATCGAGGCCGGTGGCGCGCTGCCCCAGGCCGACCCCGCCCAGGTCAGCGTCGAGGCCAAACAGCGGGGGCGCGGGCAGATCGGCACGCTGGGGTCGGGCAACCACTTCCTTGAGGTGCAGGTGGTCGACCAGATCTTCGACCCCGTCGCAGCGCGGGTGATGGGGTTGGAGGAGCCCGGGCAGGTGGTGATCTTCATCCACTCGGGCTCGCGGGGGCTGGGTCACCAGGTGTGCACCGACTACCTGCGGGTCGCCGAGCGGGCCAACCGGCAGTACAACATCCGGCTGGTGGACCGGCAGCTGGCCTGCGTACCGCTGCGCTCGCCCGAAGGCCAGCGGTACTTCGGGGCGATGTGCGCCGCGGCCAACTTCGCGTGGGCCAACCGTCAGCTCATGACGCACTGGGCCCGGGAGAGCTTCCAGCAGGTCTTCGGGAAGCCGTGGGAGGCCCTGGGCATGCGGCTGGTCTACGACGTGGCGCACAACATCGCCAAGCTCGAGGAGTACGAGGTCGAGGGCCAGCGCCGGCGCGTGTGTGTGCACCGCAAGGGCGCCACGCGGGCCTTCCCGCCAGGCCACCCTGAGGTGCCAGCCCGCTACCGTGCCATTGGCCAGCCGGTGCTCATCCCCGGCGACATGGGCCGGTACTCGTTCGTGCTGGTGGGCGCGCCGGGCGCGATGCAGGAGGCGTTCGGATCCACCTGCCACGGGGCCGGGCGCGTGCTGGGCCGCAAGGCGGCGGTGCGCCAGCTGGCAGGCCGCAACATCGCCGACGAACTGCGCCGGCAGGGGATCATCGTGCGCGCTCAGGACCCGCACCTGCTGGCCGAGGAGGCCTCGCCGGCCTACAAGGACGTGGCCGACGTCGTGGCGGTCTGCCACGCTGCCGGGCTGAGCCGGCGGGTGGCGCGCCTGCGGCCTGTCGGGGTCATCAAGGGGTAG
- the erpA gene encoding iron-sulfur cluster insertion protein ErpA: MITITAQAAEKLQELLRQQDDPQLRLRLFITRGGCHGFSYGMAFDRERRPDDQVVAQHGVEVLVDPESRRLLDGARIDYVRSIAGEGFTVHNPNAVETCGCGHSFRHRDEAGEPDPCDDAPQG; encoded by the coding sequence ATGATCACCATCACGGCGCAGGCGGCCGAGAAGCTGCAGGAGCTCCTGCGACAGCAGGACGATCCCCAGCTGCGGTTGCGCCTCTTCATCACCCGCGGCGGCTGCCACGGGTTCAGCTACGGGATGGCGTTCGACCGCGAGCGCCGGCCCGACGATCAGGTGGTGGCCCAGCACGGGGTCGAAGTCCTGGTGGACCCGGAGAGCCGCCGGCTCCTCGACGGCGCCCGGATCGACTACGTGCGGTCGATCGCGGGCGAGGGCTTCACGGTGCACAATCCCAATGCCGTCGAGACCTGCGGCTGCGGCCACTCGTTCCGCCACCGCGACGAGGCCGGTGAGCCCGATCCCTGCGACGACGCGCCGCAGGGCTGA
- a CDS encoding acyl-CoA dehydrogenase family protein gives MGVPGPGLATDEQRLIAQTVRAFARDVLRPQAAAWDREGRFPTEVLPQLADLGLLGMMVPAAYGGAGLPLGAVIAAIEALAWGDAGVALSVAAHNSLCCGHLVLHASEAQKRRYLPGLASGAMLGSWCLTEPGAGSDAAAIQTRARRVGDRWVLNGTKVFVTNGSLAGVYVVMAVTDPDRGRRGISAFVVERGTPGLEVGRKEDKLGVRSSDTAEVRFVDCALPDEALIGAEGDGYRQAMEVLDRGRIGIAAMAVGLGRAALDASLEYAKQRTAYGKPIADLQAIQFMLADMATELDAAWLLTEHAAALADRGAPHRAEASMAKLFASEAAARAAARAVQIHGGYGLIKDYPVERFYRDVKLTEIGEGTSEVQRAIIAREVLRRLGGGA, from the coding sequence GTGGGTGTGCCCGGACCCGGCCTTGCCACCGACGAGCAGCGGCTGATCGCGCAGACCGTGCGGGCGTTCGCCCGCGACGTGCTGCGGCCGCAGGCCGCCGCCTGGGACCGCGAGGGCCGGTTCCCCACCGAGGTGCTCCCGCAGCTGGCGGACCTGGGGCTGCTGGGGATGATGGTGCCGGCCGCCTACGGCGGGGCAGGCCTTCCCCTCGGCGCGGTCATCGCCGCCATCGAGGCCCTGGCCTGGGGCGACGCCGGCGTGGCGCTGTCGGTGGCCGCCCACAACTCGCTGTGCTGCGGCCACCTGGTGTTGCACGCCAGCGAGGCGCAGAAGCGGCGCTACCTGCCGGGCCTTGCCAGCGGCGCGATGCTGGGCTCGTGGTGCCTGACCGAGCCCGGGGCCGGGAGCGACGCGGCGGCCATCCAGACCCGCGCCCGCCGGGTGGGCGACCGGTGGGTGCTCAACGGCACCAAGGTGTTCGTCACCAACGGGAGCCTGGCCGGGGTCTACGTCGTCATGGCCGTGACCGACCCCGACCGCGGCCGCCGGGGCATCAGCGCCTTCGTCGTGGAGCGCGGGACGCCCGGCCTCGAGGTCGGGCGCAAGGAGGACAAGCTGGGCGTGCGCAGCAGCGACACCGCCGAAGTGCGCTTCGTCGACTGCGCGCTGCCCGACGAGGCGCTCATCGGGGCCGAGGGCGACGGCTACCGGCAGGCGATGGAGGTGCTCGACCGGGGGCGCATCGGCATCGCGGCCATGGCGGTGGGGCTGGGCCGCGCCGCGCTGGACGCCAGCCTGGAGTACGCGAAGCAGCGCACGGCCTATGGGAAGCCCATCGCGGACTTGCAGGCCATCCAGTTCATGCTGGCCGACATGGCCACCGAGCTCGACGCGGCCTGGCTGCTGACCGAACACGCGGCGGCCCTGGCCGACCGCGGCGCGCCACATCGCGCTGAGGCGTCCATGGCCAAACTGTTCGCGTCCGAGGCCGCGGCGCGCGCTGCCGCCAGGGCCGTGCAGATCCACGGCGGGTACGGGTTGATCAAGGACTACCCGGTCGAACGGTTCTACCGCGACGTCAAGCTCACCGAGATCGGCGAGGGGACCAGCGAGGTGCAGCGCGCCATCATCGCCCGGGAGGTCCTGCGGCGCCTGGGAGGCGGTGCGTGA
- a CDS encoding NifU family protein — MRTRVERVLDAIRPYVQGDGGDIELVDITDDGIVQIRLAGACVGCMYSMMTLQAGIERMLKQEIPELRAVEAVPF, encoded by the coding sequence CTGCGCACTCGGGTGGAGCGCGTACTCGACGCGATCCGCCCCTACGTGCAGGGTGACGGTGGCGACATCGAACTGGTCGACATCACCGACGACGGGATCGTGCAGATCCGGCTGGCGGGCGCCTGCGTGGGGTGCATGTACTCCATGATGACCCTGCAGGCCGGGATCGAGCGGATGCTCAAGCAGGAGATCCCGGAGCTGCGCGCCGTGGAGGCGGTGCCCTTCTAG
- a CDS encoding SRPBCC family protein — protein MSREVGVEGHRRIRAPVHRVWQLLARIESLPRYSSLWMAADVLERSGSTALVEFRGFLGGLPVTSVQRVTLRAPTRLEFRQVRGELLRLSGSLTLQEVDGETEVTYQIATEPGIPLFTETSVLQILAAHVDVFLARLKATAERDLVRVVVRRRAAAQGVGPVTSLPLEAEADEEEEGRGEDGAQPPAAVGERAGDEEETPGPPQTAGAVPAASAGARPRGPQDRRGRRRRRRRRPHAPPHAPAGA, from the coding sequence GTGTCGCGCGAGGTCGGCGTCGAGGGACACCGCCGGATCCGGGCGCCGGTGCACCGCGTCTGGCAGCTACTCGCCCGGATCGAGTCCCTCCCGCGGTACTCGTCGCTGTGGATGGCCGCCGACGTGCTGGAGCGCTCGGGGAGCACGGCGCTGGTGGAGTTCCGCGGGTTCCTGGGCGGGCTGCCCGTGACCTCGGTGCAGCGGGTGACGCTGCGGGCGCCTACCCGGCTCGAGTTCCGACAGGTGCGGGGCGAACTGCTCCGGCTGTCGGGGAGCCTGACGCTGCAGGAGGTCGACGGCGAGACCGAGGTCACCTACCAGATCGCCACCGAGCCGGGCATCCCATTGTTCACCGAGACCTCGGTGCTGCAGATCCTGGCCGCGCACGTCGACGTGTTCCTGGCGCGCCTGAAGGCCACCGCCGAGCGCGACCTGGTGCGCGTCGTCGTGCGCCGGCGCGCGGCAGCGCAGGGCGTCGGTCCGGTGACCAGCCTGCCGCTGGAGGCCGAGGCCGACGAGGAGGAGGAAGGGCGGGGAGAGGACGGTGCGCAGCCCCCTGCAGCGGTCGGCGAGCGTGCGGGTGATGAGGAGGAAACGCCCGGCCCGCCCCAAACCGCGGGCGCCGTGCCCGCGGCCTCCGCTGGCGCGAGACCGCGCGGCCCGCAGGACCGACGCGGGCGGCGGCGCCGGCGGCGCCGCCGCCCGCACGCGCCACCCCACGCACCAGCCGGCGCGTAG
- a CDS encoding bifunctional homocysteine S-methyltransferase/methylenetetrahydrofolate reductase, with protein sequence MTASTFRARLAQGPLLADGAMGTMLYARGVPFDQCFDAVNLTDPALVGAIHRAYVDAGAELLETNTFGANRLKLAAHGLADRAAEINATGVALARAAAGAAGRRVWVAGSMGPLGRPLAPLGTVTLEEAAEIFSAQAQALAQAGADVLVLETFADLRELETAVRAAQAVTDLPIVAEMTFGPDGRTLLGHTPEEIVARLEALGVTALGANCSVGPYGIVEVLERMAAVARTPLVAMPNAGLPAVVGGRLAYVASPAYMAEHARALVELGVAIVGGCCGTTPEHIAAMGEAIRGRAAGPRPRAAVRPAPPPPPAPPPEPRSSLAQRLGKRFVVTVEVTPPRGAYDAEALEHCRRLRAAGVDAIDVADNPMARLRMSPWAMAARIEREVGVETILHFTTRDRNLVRLQSDLLAVHALGIRTLLVLRGDLPQTGDYPRATAVADVQPSGLVRLIKGFNSGQDVAGNSIGTPTSFLVGVALNMAARDLDRELRALDRKLAAGADFVCTMPIFEPETLDRFLARVGALPVPMLVGVLPLHSARHAEFLHNELPGMVVPEAIRTHMRQAKDGREAGMRLARELLAALRPRVAGVYFVPSFGRYDRVIELIAEVRAASPAR encoded by the coding sequence GTGACGGCGTCGACGTTTCGGGCGCGCCTGGCGCAGGGTCCCTTGCTGGCCGACGGCGCCATGGGCACGATGCTCTACGCCCGCGGGGTGCCCTTCGACCAGTGTTTCGACGCCGTCAACCTCACCGATCCCGCGCTCGTGGGCGCGATCCACCGGGCCTACGTCGATGCGGGCGCCGAGCTGCTGGAGACCAACACGTTCGGCGCCAACCGGTTGAAACTGGCAGCCCACGGGCTGGCCGACCGCGCCGCCGAGATCAACGCCACGGGGGTGGCCCTCGCCCGGGCTGCCGCCGGGGCAGCCGGCCGCCGGGTGTGGGTGGCGGGGTCGATGGGGCCCCTGGGCCGGCCGCTGGCGCCTCTGGGGACGGTGACCCTCGAGGAGGCGGCCGAGATCTTCAGCGCTCAGGCGCAGGCGCTGGCCCAGGCCGGGGCCGACGTGCTGGTGCTCGAGACGTTCGCCGACCTGCGGGAGCTGGAGACCGCGGTGCGGGCCGCACAGGCCGTCACCGACCTGCCCATCGTCGCCGAGATGACCTTCGGGCCCGATGGTCGGACGCTGCTGGGGCACACGCCCGAGGAGATCGTCGCCCGGCTCGAGGCGCTGGGCGTGACGGCCCTGGGTGCCAACTGCAGCGTGGGGCCGTACGGCATCGTCGAGGTCCTCGAGCGCATGGCCGCTGTGGCCCGCACGCCGCTGGTCGCGATGCCCAACGCGGGTCTGCCTGCGGTCGTCGGCGGACGCCTGGCGTACGTGGCCTCGCCGGCGTACATGGCCGAGCACGCGCGGGCGCTGGTCGAGCTGGGCGTGGCGATCGTGGGGGGCTGCTGCGGGACCACGCCGGAGCACATCGCGGCCATGGGCGAGGCCATCCGCGGCCGCGCGGCAGGCCCGCGTCCGCGGGCGGCCGTGCGCCCCGCGCCGCCCCCGCCTCCTGCGCCCCCACCGGAGCCCCGCAGCTCGCTCGCGCAGCGGCTGGGCAAGCGGTTCGTCGTGACGGTGGAGGTGACGCCGCCCCGCGGCGCGTACGACGCCGAGGCCCTGGAGCACTGCCGGCGGCTGCGCGCGGCCGGCGTCGACGCCATCGACGTGGCTGACAACCCCATGGCCCGGTTGCGCATGAGCCCCTGGGCCATGGCCGCCCGCATCGAGCGCGAGGTCGGCGTCGAGACCATCCTGCACTTCACCACCCGCGACCGCAACCTGGTCCGCCTGCAGTCCGACCTGCTGGCTGTCCACGCGCTGGGCATTCGCACGCTGCTGGTCCTGCGGGGCGATCTCCCGCAGACCGGCGACTATCCCCGCGCCACGGCCGTCGCCGACGTGCAGCCCTCGGGCCTGGTGCGCCTGATCAAGGGGTTCAACAGCGGCCAGGACGTCGCCGGCAACTCGATCGGCACGCCCACCAGCTTCCTGGTCGGGGTCGCGCTCAACATGGCCGCACGGGACCTCGACCGCGAGCTGCGGGCGCTGGACCGCAAGCTCGCCGCGGGCGCCGACTTCGTCTGCACCATGCCCATCTTCGAGCCCGAGACCCTGGACCGGTTCCTGGCCCGCGTGGGCGCCCTGCCGGTGCCGATGCTGGTGGGCGTGCTGCCGCTGCACAGCGCCCGCCACGCCGAGTTCCTCCACAACGAGCTGCCGGGCATGGTCGTTCCCGAGGCGATCCGCACGCACATGCGGCAGGCGAAGGACGGGCGCGAGGCCGGCATGCGCCTGGCGCGCGAGCTGCTGGCCGCGCTGCGTCCGCGCGTGGCGGGCGTCTACTTCGTGCCGTCGTTTGGCCGCTACGACCGCGTGATCGAGCTGATCGCCGAGGTGCGGGCGGCGTCCCCGGCGCGGTAG